Part of the Flavobacterium sp. MDT1-60 genome, GACCAAAAAGCCAGGTCTGTCACTTTCTTTGAGACCGGCAGAAATGATTTTTGATTATTTTTCCTGCTCAACAATGTCACCCGAAGCTTATGAAACGCTGATTGCTGATGCCTTGGCAGGAGACCCTACTTTATTCATGCGTTGGGATCAGGTAGAACAAGCCTGGGATGCTATCGATACTATTCAAGAGGTATGGAAAAATACAGTGCCTGTCAAATTCCCTAATTACAAAGCAGGAAGCTGGGGGCCTGAAGAAGCTGATGAATTATTGGCGCGTCAGGGACATAAATGGATTCCAAACACACAAACAAAAGAAGAATTTTTAGAAGATGATACAGATATATAATAATACGGAAGAAATTAATAGTAAGGCAGCAGATCTCTTTGTAGCAGCAGCCCAAGGCGCCATTGCTGAGAAAGGTAAATTTACAGCCGTACTTACGGGAGGTTCCTCTCCTGCCGGGATTTACAAATTATTAGCTTCTGACGCTTACAAAACCAAAATAGACTGGAGTAAAGTTTTTATTTTCTGGGGAGATGAACGTTGGGTGCCTCTTAATGATGATCTTAGTAATGCAAAAATGTCGTATGCTACTTTATTAAGCCATGTTCCTATTCCGGCTGAAAATATTTTTGAGATGTATGCAGCTGGCGTTACACCTGAAGATTTTGCCGTTACTTACGAACAATCTATAAGGAATGTTTTAGGAGATGAAGGAAAATTTGACCTTATCTTATTAGGAATGGGAGATGATGGACACACAGCATCACTTTTTCCAGGTCAGACAGTATTAGAGGAGCAAAACAAATGGGTTTCTGCCTACTATCTGGAACCTCAAAAAATGCATCGTATTACACTTACTGCACCACTTATAAACAAAGCCGAAAAGATTATTGTAATAGCTTTTGGAGATAAAAAAGCGCATGCATTGAAAGAAGTAACAACCGGATCCTATAATCCTGCAACTTACCCGATGCAATTGATTAAACCCGTTTCCGGAGAATTACTATTTCTTGTAGATAAAAATGCAGCCGGTACAAATTAGATAATTGTTTTATAACCAGTTTGTAGTTAAAAATATAAACTGGTTATAACAATTCCTTATCTTATCTTTTCTTCCCGTAAAGCAAAATTCTTTTAAATGCATAAATGGCAGGAAGCTTTGGAAAATGCGCTGTTATTCTGGTTTTAAATGTGCTGATAAAAAATTCTTTCTGATCTTCCTGAAGAAGTTCCATATAGGGAATCAGCGCCGAACCTGAAATAAAATTATATAGCGTATCATGATCATGGGCAATTATGGGATAAACTTTCTGCATAATCTGAATTTCTTCCAGTCCGCCATCAAACATAATTTGCGCATACTGATCCATACTCAGTACTGGAGAATCTCTTTTCCATCCCTTAAAAT contains:
- the pgl gene encoding 6-phosphogluconolactonase, whose amino-acid sequence is MIQIYNNTEEINSKAADLFVAAAQGAIAEKGKFTAVLTGGSSPAGIYKLLASDAYKTKIDWSKVFIFWGDERWVPLNDDLSNAKMSYATLLSHVPIPAENIFEMYAAGVTPEDFAVTYEQSIRNVLGDEGKFDLILLGMGDDGHTASLFPGQTVLEEQNKWVSAYYLEPQKMHRITLTAPLINKAEKIIVIAFGDKKAHALKEVTTGSYNPATYPMQLIKPVSGELLFLVDKNAAGTN